From Virgibacillus ihumii, the proteins below share one genomic window:
- a CDS encoding amidohydrolase family protein, which yields MDNVYVIRAGKLVTVSSLGTIYDGAMMVRDGIIEAVGDWDTLHQQFPSLRVIDYSDLVVTPSLVDCHTHLLEFAPGSLYPITAETHFMAGKALLLHALTSGITALGEQVCGHPKSAFSINDYRNAVKDFPMDMTFAATSISIGFNELAHFTSITGAKSVRQSDLSNPQLVKDMASRNDYPGENLFVNATPANFTAIDVPRAGEIIYTLDELKEIVRIFHQQGKEIGVHVAGEEAIDMTLDAGVDVLHHAHGITEEQIAKAKLQGTKIVATPMGGTHSEPNSPENIVKLVENNIDVSIATDAYLPPYPEVDWLPFKTQALRGPDVFMLIAQPGMKRLQANGYDENQTLALLTANPATILRKGDQFGKLQKGMDANFLVADGIPGLEVTNVESIQRVYFRGKLVVDRIFG from the coding sequence ATGGATAATGTATATGTCATTCGTGCAGGAAAATTAGTAACCGTAAGCAGTCTAGGTACCATTTATGATGGGGCAATGATGGTTAGGGATGGTATTATTGAGGCGGTTGGGGATTGGGATACACTCCATCAACAATTCCCTTCTCTTCGTGTCATTGATTATTCCGATCTGGTGGTCACACCGTCTTTGGTCGATTGTCATACACATCTTTTGGAATTCGCGCCGGGTTCTCTTTACCCGATTACAGCTGAAACGCATTTTATGGCAGGCAAAGCACTACTGTTACACGCCTTAACCTCCGGCATAACCGCACTTGGTGAACAGGTATGTGGGCATCCCAAGAGCGCTTTTTCGATTAACGATTATCGGAATGCAGTAAAAGATTTTCCAATGGATATGACGTTTGCCGCAACGAGTATCTCAATTGGGTTTAACGAATTAGCCCACTTCACATCGATCACCGGTGCAAAAAGTGTCAGGCAATCGGATTTATCCAATCCACAGCTGGTAAAGGATATGGCAAGCAGGAATGATTACCCGGGTGAGAATTTATTTGTTAATGCAACACCAGCAAACTTTACAGCAATTGATGTACCACGGGCAGGGGAAATCATCTACACCCTTGACGAACTAAAAGAAATAGTCAGGATTTTCCACCAACAAGGGAAGGAAATCGGTGTGCATGTTGCCGGTGAAGAAGCAATTGATATGACACTGGATGCGGGTGTTGACGTTCTGCATCATGCACATGGTATTACGGAAGAACAAATTGCAAAAGCGAAATTACAAGGCACAAAAATCGTCGCAACTCCAATGGGCGGAACACATTCGGAACCGAATTCACCAGAAAATATAGTGAAGTTAGTTGAGAATAATATCGATGTCTCCATCGCAACCGACGCCTATTTACCACCTTACCCCGAAGTCGATTGGCTGCCATTTAAAACACAAGCATTACGAGGACCGGATGTTTTCATGCTGATTGCCCAACCCGGAATGAAACGATTACAAGCAAACGGATATGATGAAAATCAAACACTAGCATTGTTGACGGCAAACCCAGCTACTATTTTAAGAAAAGGGGATCAGTTTGGAAAGTTACAAAAAGGCATGGATGCTAACTTTTTAGTAGCAGACGGCATCCCTGGATTAGAGGTCACGAATGTAGAGAGTATTCAGCGAGTTTATTTTCGTGGGAAGCTTGTTGTTGATCGGATATTTGGATAG
- a CDS encoding glutamate-5-semialdehyde dehydrogenase: MTEIMQKSELVQKSAKAKTASSKLAKATAKQKNNALHAISEQLINEQAFILEENNKDLLAGKENGMSDSLLDRLKLNEARIQDMADALIQLTKLNDPIGEVLENWERPNGLNITQIRVPLGVVGMIYEARPNVTVDASSLCLKTGNAVLLRGSSTAINSNKAIVNVIRHALESSDLPVESVQLLEDTRRETTSKMFKLNEYLDVLIPRGGEKLIQTVVKNATVPVLETGAGNGHVYIDETADPKMAIDIAINSKTQRPSVCNACENILVQRDWASNHIADLITALQEKEVQIYGDETVQQSGADITPATEEDYGTEYLGLEVALKVVENTDEAIQHINQYGTKHSEAIVSASTENVEQFFTEIDAAAVYHNASTRFTDGFEFGFGAEIGISTQKLHARGPMGLEALTSSKYVVRGSGQVK, from the coding sequence ATGACCGAAATCATGCAGAAAAGTGAGTTAGTTCAAAAGTCTGCAAAAGCAAAAACAGCTTCTTCCAAATTGGCAAAAGCGACGGCAAAGCAGAAAAACAACGCACTTCACGCCATTTCAGAACAACTGATCAACGAACAGGCATTTATTTTAGAAGAAAATAATAAAGATTTACTGGCCGGAAAAGAAAATGGAATGAGCGACTCGCTGCTTGACCGCCTAAAGCTGAATGAGGCACGCATACAGGATATGGCAGATGCCCTTATTCAGTTGACAAAACTTAATGATCCAATCGGGGAAGTGTTAGAGAACTGGGAACGTCCAAATGGGCTTAATATCACGCAAATCCGCGTTCCGCTTGGAGTAGTTGGAATGATTTATGAGGCAAGACCAAATGTTACGGTTGACGCTTCCAGCCTTTGTTTGAAAACAGGAAATGCCGTCTTGCTCCGTGGAAGTTCAACGGCGATCAACTCCAATAAAGCTATTGTCAACGTTATCCGCCATGCGCTTGAATCAAGTGATCTGCCGGTGGAGTCTGTACAACTGCTGGAAGACACAAGGCGGGAAACAACATCCAAAATGTTCAAATTGAATGAATATCTCGATGTTCTAATCCCGCGCGGCGGTGAAAAATTGATTCAGACAGTGGTTAAAAACGCTACCGTTCCCGTATTGGAAACCGGTGCAGGCAATGGTCATGTTTATATTGATGAAACAGCCGATCCAAAGATGGCGATTGATATTGCCATTAATTCCAAAACACAACGTCCGTCCGTATGCAATGCCTGTGAAAACATTCTCGTACAGCGTGATTGGGCATCCAATCATATAGCCGATTTAATAACGGCGCTGCAGGAAAAAGAAGTACAAATTTATGGAGATGAAACAGTACAACAGTCAGGAGCAGATATCACTCCGGCAACTGAAGAAGATTATGGTACTGAATATTTAGGGCTGGAAGTTGCATTAAAGGTTGTTGAAAACACTGACGAAGCTATTCAACACATTAATCAATATGGAACCAAACATTCTGAGGCGATTGTTTCCGCCTCAACGGAAAATGTGGAACAATTTTTCACAGAGATTGACGCTGCAGCTGTCTATCACAATGCGTCAACCCGTTTTACGGATGGATTTGAATTTGGATTTGGTGCTGAAATTGGGATTAGTACGCAGAAGCTTCATGCCCGTGGGCCAATGGGGTTGGAAGCATTGACGTCGAGTAAGTATGTTGTTAGGGGGAGTGGGCAGGTGAAGTAG
- the proB gene encoding glutamate 5-kinase: protein MKKQRIVVKIGSSSLTTKKGGLSDAKLREHVTAIARLKQLGHEVILISSGAVAAGFADLGYPSRPKTIASKQAVAAVGQGLLIKGYTEEFKRHGIVAAQLMLTRENFLHKDQYNNANAALSELLKRNVLPIINENDSVAVDELTFGDNDMLSALVSGLVHADFLMILTDINGIYDQNPQTYPDAKRYDFLHDIDDELIRHAAGTGTKVGTGGMKSKLEAAQTSLNVGVKVFIGFPTGEEKFVDVLAGKGDGTYIGDTSIPSMNTSKQWLALHSIPNGKIEVDQGAAAAILEYGKSLLPAGVTNISGTFQADDVVRVVNINGDIIGRGKVNFSSDQLSDIRGLSSTEAMIKINSNQRVVIHRDNWVSKKRKENEV from the coding sequence ATGAAAAAACAGCGAATTGTGGTCAAGATAGGCAGCAGTTCCCTGACTACGAAAAAGGGCGGATTGAGTGATGCGAAATTACGTGAGCATGTAACGGCAATTGCCCGTTTAAAGCAGCTTGGGCATGAGGTAATTCTCATTTCATCCGGAGCGGTTGCAGCTGGCTTCGCTGATCTCGGTTATCCTTCACGCCCTAAAACAATTGCCAGCAAGCAGGCCGTTGCAGCAGTAGGTCAGGGATTGTTGATAAAAGGTTATACGGAAGAATTTAAACGACACGGCATTGTCGCAGCACAATTAATGTTAACCAGAGAAAATTTCCTGCATAAAGATCAATATAACAATGCCAATGCTGCATTATCCGAGCTTTTAAAACGTAATGTACTGCCGATTATTAATGAAAATGATTCCGTGGCAGTGGACGAATTAACGTTCGGCGATAATGACATGTTGTCGGCCCTGGTGAGTGGTCTCGTTCATGCAGACTTTTTAATGATCCTCACCGACATCAATGGCATCTACGATCAAAATCCACAAACATATCCAGATGCAAAAAGGTATGATTTCCTTCATGACATTGATGACGAATTAATTCGTCACGCAGCCGGAACTGGTACAAAGGTGGGTACCGGCGGCATGAAATCAAAATTGGAGGCAGCGCAAACATCGTTGAATGTAGGTGTGAAAGTGTTTATCGGATTTCCCACCGGTGAAGAAAAATTTGTTGATGTCCTTGCCGGAAAAGGGGATGGAACCTATATCGGCGACACCTCCATCCCCAGTATGAACACGTCCAAGCAGTGGCTCGCGCTCCATTCCATTCCCAATGGGAAAATTGAAGTGGACCAGGGTGCTGCAGCTGCTATTTTGGAATATGGAAAAAGTCTGCTTCCTGCTGGCGTAACAAACATCTCAGGAACATTCCAGGCTGATGATGTCGTAAGGGTCGTCAACATTAATGGGGATATTATCGGGCGTGGCAAAGTGAATTTTTCTTCAGATCAACTTTCGGATATTAGAGGACTGTCTAGTACAGAAGCGATGATAAAAATAAACAGCAATCAACGCGTTGTGATTCACAGGGACAATTGGGTGAGTAAAAAACGAAAGGAGAATGAAGTATGA
- the cudC gene encoding choline uptake/conversion transcriptional regulator CudC codes for MKENQDNVKYEKTKDKIEQAERLMVNTIAETMDLYGVTPSVGRLYGMMYFRHQPITLDEMKDALAMSKPSMSTSVRKLQDINIVQKVWQKGSRKDSFVAEKNFFNYFSHFFGMKWEREVEMFQVSIRKTQEQLNEVIEDSETDETLRERAMLDYQQLEDAMVYYHWLEKLTKLTKSGEIYDYIPLDDGT; via the coding sequence ATGAAAGAGAATCAAGACAATGTAAAGTATGAAAAAACAAAAGATAAAATTGAGCAGGCTGAACGTTTGATGGTTAATACGATTGCAGAAACAATGGATCTTTATGGTGTTACCCCCTCGGTGGGACGTCTGTACGGGATGATGTATTTCAGACACCAGCCAATTACCCTGGATGAAATGAAGGATGCACTCGCGATGAGCAAACCAAGCATGAGTACATCTGTCAGAAAACTTCAGGATATCAATATCGTTCAAAAGGTGTGGCAGAAGGGCTCAAGAAAAGATTCATTCGTAGCTGAAAAAAATTTCTTCAATTATTTCTCTCATTTTTTTGGTATGAAATGGGAACGTGAAGTGGAAATGTTTCAAGTCAGTATCCGGAAGACGCAGGAACAACTCAATGAGGTAATTGAAGATAGTGAAACAGATGAAACATTACGGGAAAGAGCTATGCTGGATTATCAGCAACTTGAGGATGCCATGGTATATTATCATTGGCTGGAGAAGCTTACCAAACTCACGAAATCCGGTGAAATATATGATTATATACCGTTGGATGATGGGACATAG
- a CDS encoding glycine betaine ABC transporter substrate-binding protein, which yields MSFRKVSQLILLAVLLVVLAACGSNSGSDGSDSSSESKGTITFGQINWPENIAVTNLWKAILEDKGYDVELKLIEMGPQMSALAQGELDVAPEIWLPVQDKSYYEEYKDDANFFEDPWYSNGKVGLVVPTYMEDINSIKDLKENKKKFNGEIVGFEPGAGTMLVTEDVIKEYGLDYNLIESSTAAMVTSIKEAVADKEPIVAPLWKPHYVFAEVDLKFLDDPKKTYGGVEKIYMATREGFASDYEKVSKWLKNFKLNDKQLGDLMLSVKKHEDNPLKGAKQWVKENQDLVKKWTK from the coding sequence ATGAGTTTTCGCAAAGTAAGTCAATTAATTTTATTAGCCGTTTTGCTGGTTGTATTGGCAGCTTGCGGTTCAAATAGTGGAAGTGATGGTTCGGACAGTTCAAGTGAAAGTAAAGGAACAATCACGTTTGGACAGATTAACTGGCCTGAAAATATTGCAGTTACCAATCTGTGGAAGGCAATTTTGGAAGATAAGGGTTATGACGTGGAGTTAAAACTTATTGAGATGGGGCCGCAGATGTCCGCATTAGCTCAAGGAGAACTCGATGTGGCACCGGAAATTTGGCTGCCGGTGCAGGATAAGAGTTATTATGAAGAGTATAAAGACGATGCTAATTTCTTCGAAGACCCGTGGTATTCTAATGGGAAAGTCGGACTGGTCGTTCCAACGTATATGGAAGATATAAACAGCATTAAAGATTTGAAGGAAAACAAGAAGAAATTCAATGGCGAAATAGTTGGTTTTGAACCCGGGGCAGGAACAATGCTGGTAACGGAAGACGTTATCAAAGAATATGGTCTTGATTATAATTTGATAGAGAGCAGTACAGCAGCAATGGTTACATCCATTAAGGAAGCGGTAGCAGATAAAGAACCTATCGTTGCACCGCTGTGGAAACCACATTATGTGTTTGCTGAAGTGGACTTGAAGTTTTTGGATGACCCGAAGAAAACCTATGGCGGAGTAGAAAAAATTTACATGGCAACCCGCGAAGGATTTGCCTCCGACTATGAAAAAGTCAGTAAATGGCTGAAAAACTTTAAATTGAACGACAAGCAGCTTGGTGACCTAATGCTCAGTGTTAAAAAGCATGAAGACAATCCTCTTAAAGGTGCTAAACAATGGGTAAAAGAAAACCAGGATCTGGTTAAAAAATGGACAAAGTAA
- the betA gene encoding choline dehydrogenase, with protein MNQTYDYVIVGGGSAGSVLGNRLSIDKNKSVLVLEAGRSDYFWDLFIQMPAALMFPSGNRFYDWIYSTDEEPYMNGRRVAHARGKVLGGSSSINGMIYQRGNPMDYDRWGSDPGMESWDYAHCLPYFKRLETTFGADSSDEHRGHHGPVKLKRGPATNPLFQAFFDAAVEAGYSRTPDVNGFRQEGFGPFDSHVHNGRRVSASRAYLRPVMQRKNLTVETRAHVTNINFDGTQATGLTYQKNGKTYHVNAGEVVLAGGAFNTPQLLQLSGVGDADHLRSLGIDPIVDLPGVGENLEDHLEVYIQHACPQPVSEQPSLNKAKMPWIGLQWLLGRTGPAASNHFEGGGFVRSNDEVDYPNLMFHFLPLAVRYDGQKADTAHGFQVHVGPMYSNSRGSLKIKSRDPFEYPSIVFNYLSTEKDRQEWIEAIRVSRNILSQSALAPYSTGEISPGPSVQTDEEILEWVAKDAETALHPSCTAKMGPASDPMAVVDPETMKVHGLDNVRVVDASAMPHTTNGNIHAPVLMLAEKAADIIRGQKPMKPEYKDFYRHGVHEADAGTVKRDGGTGSLSQLNQ; from the coding sequence ATGAATCAAACATACGACTATGTAATTGTGGGCGGTGGCAGTGCAGGTTCTGTACTTGGTAACCGTCTAAGTATTGATAAGAATAAAAGTGTTCTTGTTCTGGAAGCGGGGCGCAGTGATTATTTTTGGGATTTGTTTATTCAAATGCCGGCAGCTTTGATGTTCCCTTCAGGCAATCGTTTCTATGACTGGATTTATTCCACGGATGAAGAACCTTATATGAATGGGCGGCGTGTTGCGCATGCCCGGGGGAAAGTGCTTGGCGGATCAAGTTCCATCAACGGCATGATTTATCAGCGCGGGAACCCGATGGACTATGATCGCTGGGGATCTGATCCGGGTATGGAAAGCTGGGACTATGCCCACTGTCTTCCATATTTTAAACGACTGGAAACAACCTTTGGAGCAGACTCATCTGATGAACACCGCGGACACCATGGTCCGGTAAAATTAAAACGCGGACCTGCAACAAATCCGTTATTTCAAGCGTTTTTCGATGCAGCAGTTGAGGCTGGTTACTCGAGAACACCAGATGTAAATGGCTTTCGTCAAGAAGGGTTTGGCCCGTTTGACAGCCATGTACACAACGGCAGACGTGTTTCCGCTTCACGCGCATATTTGCGTCCTGTCATGCAACGCAAAAACCTTACAGTAGAGACACGTGCTCATGTTACGAATATAAATTTTGATGGTACGCAAGCTACGGGGTTAACATACCAAAAAAATGGAAAAACCTATCATGTTAATGCGGGCGAAGTAGTCCTTGCCGGTGGTGCATTCAATACGCCACAGCTGCTTCAATTGTCAGGTGTAGGAGATGCTGACCATTTGCGCTCACTTGGCATTGATCCGATTGTTGACCTGCCTGGTGTAGGTGAAAACCTTGAAGATCATCTTGAAGTATATATTCAGCACGCCTGCCCGCAGCCGGTTTCGGAACAACCCAGCTTAAATAAAGCAAAAATGCCTTGGATCGGCTTGCAATGGCTGCTTGGACGTACTGGCCCGGCAGCATCGAACCATTTTGAAGGCGGCGGATTCGTCCGTTCGAATGACGAAGTGGATTATCCGAATCTAATGTTTCATTTTCTGCCGCTTGCGGTTCGGTATGATGGACAAAAAGCGGATACAGCGCATGGATTTCAAGTACACGTTGGACCGATGTACTCCAACTCCCGCGGCAGCCTGAAAATTAAGTCCCGTGATCCGTTTGAGTATCCAAGCATTGTATTTAACTATCTGTCTACCGAAAAGGATCGCCAGGAATGGATTGAGGCAATACGCGTTTCACGGAATATTTTGTCCCAGTCGGCGCTGGCACCTTACAGTACAGGTGAAATTTCACCTGGTCCTTCCGTTCAAACGGACGAAGAAATTCTGGAGTGGGTAGCGAAGGACGCGGAAACAGCACTCCACCCATCCTGCACAGCAAAAATGGGTCCAGCATCTGATCCGATGGCAGTCGTAGATCCGGAGACGATGAAGGTTCACGGTCTGGATAATGTACGGGTAGTCGATGCATCCGCCATGCCGCATACAACAAATGGAAATATCCATGCACCAGTGTTGATGCTCGCGGAAAAAGCAGCAGACATCATCCGGGGACAAAAACCAATGAAGCCTGAGTATAAAGATTTTTACCGTCATGGCGTTCACGAAGCAGACGCAGGAACGGTAAAGCGGGACGGAGGGACAGGCTCCCTGTCCCAGCTGAATCAATAA
- the rlmH gene encoding 23S rRNA (pseudouridine(1915)-N(3))-methyltransferase RlmH, with protein sequence MNIKIIAVGKLKEKYLKQGIQEYLKRLSTYAKVQIIEVADEKAPENMSEAEMQEVKHKEGERILSNIGQDTYAITLEIEGKMLSSEQLAAKMNDLATYGKSKVAFVIGGSLGISEEVQHRSDLALSFSKMTFPHQVMRLVLLEQVYRSYRINRNEPYHK encoded by the coding sequence ATGAACATCAAAATTATCGCAGTCGGTAAATTGAAGGAAAAATATTTAAAACAAGGGATTCAGGAGTACCTAAAACGGCTCAGCACCTATGCAAAAGTTCAAATTATAGAAGTCGCTGATGAAAAAGCGCCAGAGAACATGAGCGAGGCGGAAATGCAGGAGGTGAAGCATAAGGAAGGTGAGCGGATTCTCAGCAATATCGGGCAGGATACATATGCTATTACGTTGGAGATCGAAGGGAAGATGCTCAGTTCGGAGCAGCTTGCTGCCAAAATGAACGATTTGGCTACGTATGGAAAGAGTAAGGTAGCGTTTGTGATTGGCGGATCGCTTGGGATTAGTGAGGAAGTGCAGCATCGCAGTGATTTAGCGCTGTCGTTTTCCAAGATGACGTTTCCGCATCAGGTTATGCGGCTGGTGTTGTTGGAGCAGGTTTATCGGAGTTATCGTATTAATAGGAATGAACCGTATCATAAATAA
- a CDS encoding site-2 protease family protein translates to MATNARHRSNKGLWGWIIAIGLFLLAKGKWVLALFKIGKFATLASMFVSLGGYALIFGWKFAFAIVYLIFVHEMGHLVAAKLKKIPTSPAIFIPFMGAAIGIDPKKIKDAETEFFVAYGGPLAGLISILPAIGLYLVTQDPYWGLIIQLGALINLFNLFPVSPLDGGRIVTVLSTKIWFIGLLAMIPIIFLSPDPIIILIFIFGIFTWWDRFKDNAKVEIMNYEESVLTKVNEEMKHIAASEPNLCNSEVQGSANIISLKNKLSYRLNEINEYLSADSGSALPVIQEKKRNHLKKLSKEKEILSIMLNKLKSYELSFYENIPINTDLNHAIKENEKKLTKIRAEINRAKTYYKTSAGTKIRALILYLGLAVILALLLVYGMGILESSQLIQ, encoded by the coding sequence ATGGCAACAAATGCAAGACACAGGTCAAACAAAGGCTTGTGGGGATGGATCATTGCAATCGGTTTGTTCCTTCTGGCAAAAGGGAAATGGGTGCTTGCCCTGTTTAAGATCGGAAAGTTTGCGACGCTTGCTTCGATGTTTGTTTCATTGGGCGGGTATGCATTAATTTTTGGCTGGAAATTCGCTTTTGCCATCGTCTACCTCATTTTTGTCCACGAAATGGGACATCTCGTCGCAGCAAAACTTAAGAAAATCCCGACCAGTCCCGCCATTTTCATTCCATTTATGGGCGCAGCCATCGGGATTGATCCGAAAAAAATAAAAGATGCCGAGACAGAATTTTTTGTAGCATATGGCGGCCCATTAGCAGGATTAATTTCCATCCTTCCTGCAATCGGATTGTACCTGGTCACACAAGACCCATACTGGGGACTGATTATACAGCTTGGCGCACTAATAAATCTGTTTAACCTTTTTCCGGTTTCCCCGCTTGACGGAGGTCGCATTGTTACCGTTCTGTCAACGAAAATATGGTTCATCGGACTGCTGGCTATGATTCCAATTATCTTCCTGTCACCGGATCCGATTATTATTCTGATTTTCATTTTTGGTATTTTCACCTGGTGGGACCGGTTCAAGGACAATGCAAAAGTGGAAATTATGAACTATGAAGAAAGTGTTTTGACAAAAGTTAATGAAGAGATGAAACACATTGCTGCATCTGAACCGAATCTTTGCAATTCGGAAGTTCAGGGTTCAGCGAATATTATTTCCCTGAAAAACAAACTCAGCTATCGGTTAAATGAAATTAACGAATACCTTTCAGCAGATTCTGGATCCGCTCTCCCTGTCATTCAGGAAAAGAAGCGGAATCACCTTAAAAAGCTCAGCAAAGAAAAAGAGATATTATCTATCATGTTAAACAAACTGAAAAGTTATGAACTATCATTTTATGAAAACATCCCAATCAACACAGACCTAAATCACGCAATCAAGGAAAACGAAAAGAAACTAACAAAAATCCGTGCAGAAATTAACCGGGCAAAGACCTATTATAAAACATCTGCAGGAACAAAAATTCGTGCATTAATCCTTTACCTAGGCCTAGCCGTTATATTGGCACTACTGCTTGTTTACGGAATGGGAATACTGGAGTCTAGTCAGCTTATTCAGTAG
- a CDS encoding LrgB family protein yields the protein MIDIIIAASAIIGTCIIYITAFTLHKKIQHTFSVPVLTSTVAIIIVLVLFQTSYETYMVGGKWIDELLGPAVVALAYPLYKQRDILKSVFMPILTGTFIGAVVGVSSGIWLAKAAGFDALIIHSVMPKSVTTPVAMAVSSSAGGNTSLTAVFVMIAGIGGVLFHKSIFKLFRLNHYLGRGVGIGSASHAIGTATIMENSQTEGSVSTVAMVSSAVIVSVVTPGLMVVLL from the coding sequence ATGATTGACATTATAATTGCAGCCAGTGCCATCATTGGTACATGTATCATTTATATCACTGCATTTACATTACATAAAAAAATCCAGCACACGTTCAGCGTCCCTGTCTTAACATCCACTGTAGCCATCATTATCGTGCTTGTTCTTTTTCAAACTTCCTATGAAACTTACATGGTAGGCGGGAAATGGATTGATGAGCTGCTTGGTCCGGCTGTTGTTGCGCTTGCCTACCCGCTTTATAAGCAGCGTGACATTCTGAAATCTGTATTCATGCCGATTTTAACTGGAACCTTTATTGGTGCGGTGGTTGGTGTATCCAGCGGTATTTGGCTTGCCAAAGCGGCAGGATTTGATGCGTTAATTATCCACTCGGTCATGCCGAAATCTGTAACAACCCCTGTCGCCATGGCTGTTTCCAGTTCGGCAGGAGGCAATACGTCCCTGACCGCTGTTTTCGTTATGATTGCGGGAATCGGTGGTGTCCTGTTTCATAAAAGTATCTTTAAGCTGTTTCGGCTCAACCATTACCTCGGCCGCGGGGTCGGCATCGGCAGTGCCTCCCATGCCATCGGAACCGCCACCATCATGGAAAACAGCCAGACGGAGGGATCCGTCAGCACAGTTGCCATGGTTTCGAGTGCGGTGATTGTGTCGGTTGTAACGCCTGGGTTGATGGTGGTTTTGTTGTGA
- a CDS encoding CidA/LrgA family protein yields MQKSIKLTLQIAVLYGIYKFGEWIQVVMNLFVPGSVIGLILLFIALQTNLMNVRWIEEGASFFVRHLTLFFIPATVGIMEYYDVFEGKGVLLIFIVLVSTILVMGSAGFISQWMIKRKEWNHD; encoded by the coding sequence GTGCAAAAATCTATCAAACTTACCCTGCAAATTGCAGTTTTATATGGAATTTACAAGTTCGGCGAATGGATTCAGGTTGTCATGAACCTGTTCGTCCCCGGCAGTGTAATCGGACTGATCCTATTGTTTATCGCATTGCAGACAAATCTTATGAACGTTCGCTGGATTGAAGAAGGAGCATCCTTTTTTGTGCGTCACCTGACCTTGTTTTTCATTCCGGCAACAGTCGGTATTATGGAGTATTACGATGTATTTGAGGGAAAAGGCGTTCTGCTGATTTTTATCGTGCTTGTCAGTACTATCCTTGTCATGGGCAGCGCAGGCTTTATCAGCCAGTGGATGATAAAGAGAAAGGAATGGAACCATGATTGA
- a CDS encoding Lin0512 family protein: MKQILFIQTGTGMDVHGQNVTKASVRAVEDAIYQNSMPGIEKSLPDQKLENMKINVRLAVPLDRSELDTDKVKEVLPYGTVTVDVTDGGMATSSGIILEDKDDENDLMYIVNAAVEVGY, translated from the coding sequence ATGAAGCAGATTCTCTTCATACAGACTGGAACCGGCATGGATGTACATGGTCAGAATGTAACAAAAGCGTCTGTCCGTGCCGTGGAAGACGCCATTTATCAGAATTCGATGCCGGGAATTGAAAAGAGTTTACCCGATCAGAAACTTGAAAATATGAAAATAAATGTCCGGCTTGCAGTTCCGCTCGACCGTTCAGAACTGGACACAGACAAGGTTAAAGAAGTCCTGCCATACGGAACGGTAACGGTTGATGTTACGGATGGCGGCATGGCGACTTCAAGTGGTATTATTCTAGAGGACAAGGACGACGAAAACGATTTAATGTATATTGTGAATGCAGCTGTTGAAGTCGGTTATTAA